Sequence from the Streptomyces sp. R33 genome:
GGGCGATGGGGATGCCGGTCAGGAAGATGACGGCGGCGGCGGTCAGGATCGCGGCCAGTCCGCTGGTGAACCCGTACGCGAAGACGATCGAGGCACCGATGGCGAAGTCGGCGAGGTAGGCGATCCCGCCGAGCGCCGTGCCCGCGACGGTGGCGGGGCTCCAGCGGCGGAACGAGTGGGGCGCGTACCGCAGCGAGTAGTCCTCGCGGCTCTCGTCGGCGGCGAGCTTCGCGTAGCTCCGGCGGGGCGCGGAGGCGGGCCCGGGCCCGGGGGTGGCGGCCTTGGCGGCGGCGGTGTCGGTCATACCGCCGGACGGTAGGTCCGGTCTGTGACACCCCGTCATGCGTGGACATTGCCCGGTGGTTACGCCCCGCGCGCCCGCATCACCGCCCTGTTAACGCCCGGGCACGCCCTGTCCGCTCATCGGACCGGCAGGTGGTACGACAGGCGGTAGCGGTCCGCCGGGACCACCACGTCGGCGGTTTCGACCGCCAGTCCGGACGCGAAGTACGTACGGCCGATCACCAGGACCACATGGCCCGGGACCCCGCCCAGCAGCATGATCTCCTCGGCCAGGCCGGGCCGCGCCCCGACCTCCTCCACCACGTTGTCCACGACGACGTCGATCGCGGCCATCCGGTCGACGACCCCCGAGCCCCCGAGCGGCCCCTCCTCCGGCAGCATCACCGGGGTCCGGCCCGTGACCGCGAGCGGCTCCCAGGAGGTCGACAGCATCATCGCCTCCCCCGCGTCGCGGAACACGTACCGCGTCCGCATCACCCGCCCGCCCGGCTCGATGCCGAGCCGCTTGGCGATCTCCGCCGGCGCCGCCGTCTGCTCGCTGCTGGACTCCCAGGTGCCCCGGGCGCCGG
This genomic interval carries:
- a CDS encoding GntR family transcriptional regulator, which produces MTFGEQPAYLRVAGDLRRKIVDGSLPPHARLPSQARIREEYGVSDTVALEARKVLMAEGLVEGRSGSGTYVREQPVPRRVARSGYRTGGTSTPFRQEQAEAGARGTWESSSEQTAAPAEIAKRLGIEPGGRVMRTRYVFRDAGEAMMLSTSWEPLAVTGRTPVMLPEEGPLGGSGVVDRMAAIDVVVDNVVEEVGARPGLAEEIMLLGGVPGHVVLVIGRTYFASGLAVETADVVVPADRYRLSYHLPVR